Proteins encoded within one genomic window of Arachis ipaensis cultivar K30076 chromosome B08, Araip1.1, whole genome shotgun sequence:
- the LOC107612588 gene encoding pentatricopeptide repeat-containing protein At1g20230-like, whose protein sequence is MPSMFNGIYNIISQCLSSSTITLSHARQAHAHILKLDLYGDTYIATRLLSHYANNLCFSQVTNLVLHFFPNPTLPSFTSIINAFARSHQYDAVLRLFSLMGHKGLAPDGFLLPSAIKACAALQALKPGLQFHGYAFASGYALDSILASSLVHMYLKCDSIGDAHRLFDEMPERDVVVWSAIIAGYSRRGMVERAKEMFSEMRSEGVEPNLVSWNGMLAGFSNAGWHVEAVELFKTVLNEGFLPDGSTVSCVLPALGQLEDGVAAKQVHGYVIKQGLGSDRFVVSALLDIYGKCGCIQGMLKVFDEVDQREVGSLNAFLNGLSQNGLIDTALEVFRKFLDEGVELNVVTWTSMISSCVQNGKDMEALELFREMQAHGVEPNAVTIPSLIPACGNISALKHGKQTHCFSLRKGIFDDVYVGSALIDMYAKCGRIQLSRLCFDKMLDPNLVSWNAVLKGYAMHGKAKQTIEMFRIMQESGMEPDEISYTCVLYACAQNGLTEEGWQYFNSLSKEHAIETKTEHYACMVIPLSRAGKLEEAYSLIKEMPLEPDACIWGALLSSCRVHHNLSLGEIAAEKLFLLEPDNPGNYILLSNIYASKGMWDEVDRIRDVMKSKGLRKNPGCSWIEIGNKVHTLVAGDKSHPQMQEILEKLEKLSVEMKKCGHLPKTGLVLHDVEEQEKEQILCGHSEKLAVVLGLLNMSPGQPLQVIKNLRICGDCHSAIKFISSLEGREIFVRDTNRFHHFKDGICSCGDYW, encoded by the coding sequence ATGCCCTCCATGTTCAACGGAATCTACAACATAATCTCGCAATGCCTGAGTTCCAGCACCATTACCCTTTCCCACGCGCGTCAAGCCCACGCGCACATTCTCAAGCTCGACCTCTACGGCGACACCTACATCGCCACAAGGCTTCTCTCTCACTACGCCAACAATCTCTGCTTTTCACAAGTCACAAACCTCGTACTCCATTTCTTCCCCAATCCAACCCTCCCTTCCTTCACCAGTATCATCAACGCCTTCGCCAGGTCCCACCAATACGACGCCGTTCTCCGCCTCTTCTCCCTCATGGGTCATAAGGGTCTTGCCCCTGATGGGTTCCTTCTTCCGAGTGCAATCAAAGCCTGTGCTGCGTTGCAAGCCTTGAAGCCCGGGCTGCAGTTTCATGGGTATGCTTTTGCGTCTGGTTATGCCTTGGATTCAATTTTGGCGTCTTCTCTGGTGCATATGTATCTGAAGTGTGATAGTATTGGGGATGCCCATCgactgtttgatgaaatgcctgaGAGGGATGTTGTCGTTTGGAGCGCGATTATCGCGGGTTACTCACGACGTGGGATGGTTGAGAGGGCCAAGGAGATGTTTAGTGAGATGAGGAGTGAGGGGGTGGAGCCCAATTTGGTATCGTGGAATGGGATGCTTGCTGGGTTCAGCAATGCAGGGTGGCATGTTGAGGCTGTGGAGTTGTTCAAGACAGTGCTGAACGAAGGTTTTTTGCCTGATGGGTCAACCGTATCATGTGTGCTTCCTGCTTTGGGGCAGTTGGAGGATGGAGTGGCTGCAAAACAGGTTCATGGTTATGTGATCAAACAGGGATTGGGATCGGATAGGTTTGTGGTCAGTGCGCTGCTTGATATATATGGGAAGTGTGGATGCATACAGGGGATGTTGAAGGTGTTTGATGAGGTCGATCAGAGGGAAGTTGGTTCTTTGAATGCTTTTCTAAATGGGTTGTCGCAAAATGGTTTGATTGACACTGCATTGGAGGTGTTCAGGAAGTTCCTTGATGAAGGAGTTGAATTGAATGTTGTGACATGGACCTCTATGATATCCAGCTGTGTGCAGAATGGGAAGGACATGGAAGCTTTGGAGCTTTTTAGAGAGATGCAGGCTCATGGAGTGGAGCCTAATGCTGTAACGATACCAAGCTTGATTCCTGCATGTGGAAATATTTCAGCATTGAAGCATGGGAAGCAAACCCATTGCTTTTCTCTCAGGAAGGGGATATTTGATGATGTTTATGTAGGTAGTGCATTGATAGATATGTATGCGAAGTGTGGAAGAATCCAGTTATCTCGGCTTTGTTTTGATAAAATGTTGGATCCAAATTTGGTTTCTTGGAATGCAGTATTGAAAGGATATGCAATGCATGGGAAGGCTAAGCAAACAATAGAGATGTTTCGAATTATGCAAGAGAGTGGCATGGAGCCTGATGAGATTTCCTACACGTGTGTGTTATACGCATGCGCCCAAaatggcttaactgaagaagggTGGCAATATTTCAATAGCTTATCAAAAGAGCATGCCATTGAAACTAAAACGGAACACTATGCTTGCATGGTGATACCTCTTAGTCGTGCAGGGAAACTTGAAGAAGCTTATTCTCTCATCAAGGAAATGCCATTAGAACCTGATGCTTGCATCTGGGGAGCCTTACTAAGTTCCTGTAGAGTTCACCATAATTTGAGTTTAGGCGAGATTGCTGCAGAAAAGCTTTTCCTGTTAGAACCCGATAACCCGGGGAACTACATTCTTCTGTCCAACATCTATGCTTCAAAGGGCATGTGGGATGAAGTAGACAGAATTCGTGATGTGATGAAGAGTAAGGGTTTGAGGAAAAATCCTGGCTGCagttggattgagattggaaacAAAGTACACACGCTTGTTGCTGGTGACAAGTCGCACCCACAAATGCAAGAGATATTGGAGAAATTGGAAAAGTTGAGTGTTGAGATGAAGAAATGTGGTCACCTTCCTAAGACTGGACTTGTTCTGCACGATGTGGAGGAACAAGAGAAGGAGCAGATATTGTGTGGGCACAGTGAGAAGTTGGCAGTAGTATTAGGACTACTCAACATGAGTCCGGGGCAGCCTCTTCAAGTGATTAAGAACCTGAGAATCTGCGGTGACTGCCATTCCGCTATAAAATTTATTAGTAGTTTGGAAGGGAGAGAAATTTTTGTGAGAGACACAAATCGTTTTCACCATTTCAAGGATGGTATTTGCTCTTGTGGAGATTATTGGTAA